A stretch of the Bacillus sp. FJAT-18017 genome encodes the following:
- the typA gene encoding translational GTPase TypA, whose protein sequence is MQLRNDIRNIAIIAHVDHGKTTLVDQLLKQSGIFRSNEHVEERAMDSGDLERERGITILAKNTAIQYKDAKINILDTPGHADFGGEVERIMKMVDGVLLVVDAYEGTMPQTRFVLKKALEQNLTPIVVVNKIDRDFARPAEVIDEVIDLFIELDANEDQLEFPVVYASALNGTASLDPDPAKQEDNMQVIYESIIEHIPAPINNREEPLQFQVALLDYNDYVGRIGIGRIFRGTMKVGQQVALMKLDGTVKQFRVSKLFGFFGLKRQEIQEAYAGDLVAVSGMEDINVGETVTPVEHQEALPILHIDEPTLQMTFAVNNSPFAGREGKYLTSRKIEERLHAQLQTDVSLRVENTDSPDAWIVSGRGELHLSVLIENMRREGYELQVSKPEVIVKEIDGVRCEPIERVQIDIPEEYTGGVMESIGARKGEMADMINSGNGQVRLIFMVPARGLIGYTTEFLTLTRGYGIINHTFDSYQPMLAGQVGGRRQGVLVSMESGKASTYGIMQVEDRGTIFVEPGTEIYEGMIVGENTRESDITVNITKVKQATNVRSANKDQTSTIKKPRILTLEESLEYLNEDEYCEVTPESIRLRKKILDKNERERIAKKKKYADMN, encoded by the coding sequence ATGCAATTAAGAAATGATATCCGGAATATAGCAATCATTGCCCACGTCGACCATGGTAAGACCACGCTCGTTGACCAGCTTTTAAAACAGTCTGGTATTTTCAGGTCAAATGAACATGTTGAAGAGAGGGCGATGGATTCCGGTGACCTTGAAAGGGAACGCGGAATTACAATATTGGCTAAAAACACAGCCATTCAATACAAAGATGCGAAAATTAATATCCTGGATACCCCGGGGCACGCCGATTTTGGCGGAGAAGTAGAAAGAATCATGAAAATGGTTGACGGTGTACTTCTGGTTGTTGATGCGTATGAAGGAACAATGCCTCAGACTAGATTTGTGTTAAAGAAAGCACTAGAGCAAAACCTGACACCAATTGTTGTTGTAAATAAAATAGACCGTGATTTCGCTCGTCCAGCGGAAGTGATCGACGAAGTTATCGATTTGTTTATTGAGCTTGATGCCAATGAAGACCAGCTAGAGTTCCCAGTTGTGTACGCTTCTGCACTTAATGGGACGGCTAGCCTGGATCCAGATCCTGCAAAACAGGAAGATAATATGCAAGTGATATATGAGTCCATTATCGAACATATTCCGGCACCGATAAATAACAGGGAAGAACCTCTTCAGTTTCAGGTTGCCCTTCTTGATTATAACGACTATGTTGGCCGTATCGGAATTGGACGCATATTCCGCGGAACGATGAAAGTTGGCCAACAAGTCGCACTTATGAAACTCGACGGAACAGTGAAACAATTCCGTGTCTCGAAATTGTTCGGTTTCTTTGGTTTGAAACGACAGGAGATCCAAGAAGCATATGCAGGTGATCTCGTTGCTGTATCAGGAATGGAAGATATAAATGTAGGTGAGACTGTTACACCAGTTGAGCATCAAGAAGCGCTTCCTATCCTTCATATCGATGAACCGACTTTGCAAATGACTTTTGCTGTAAACAACAGCCCGTTTGCTGGCAGGGAAGGCAAATACTTAACTTCGAGAAAAATTGAAGAACGTTTGCACGCTCAGCTCCAAACCGACGTTAGCTTAAGGGTAGAAAATACAGATTCGCCAGATGCCTGGATCGTTTCCGGCAGGGGTGAATTGCATCTTTCTGTTTTAATTGAAAATATGCGCCGTGAAGGATACGAGCTACAGGTATCCAAGCCAGAAGTTATTGTAAAAGAAATTGACGGTGTTCGCTGTGAACCAATTGAGAGGGTTCAAATTGATATTCCTGAGGAATATACAGGTGGAGTCATGGAATCAATTGGTGCCCGTAAAGGTGAAATGGCTGATATGATCAATAGTGGAAACGGACAGGTCCGTTTGATTTTCATGGTCCCTGCAAGGGGCTTGATTGGATACACAACAGAGTTCCTGACACTAACACGTGGATATGGAATCATTAATCATACATTCGACAGCTACCAGCCTATGCTTGCAGGCCAGGTAGGTGGAAGGCGCCAGGGAGTGCTTGTTTCAATGGAATCCGGTAAGGCTTCCACTTATGGAATCATGCAAGTGGAAGACAGAGGTACGATTTTTGTGGAACCGGGTACTGAAATATATGAGGGAATGATTGTTGGCGAAAATACCCGCGAAAGCGACATTACCGTTAATATTACGAAGGTCAAGCAAGCCACAAACGTCCGTTCAGCAAATAAAGATCAAACTTCAACAATTAAAAAGCCTCGTATCCTGACGCTTGAGGAATCTCTTGAATATTTGAACGAAGACGAGTATTGTGAAGTTACACCGGAATCAATCCGCCTTCGCAAAAAGATTCTTGACAAGAACGAGCGGGAACGGATTGCCAAGAAGAAAAAGTACGCAGATATGAATTAG
- a CDS encoding inositol monophosphatase family protein has translation MDWEKLYENAKEWVYEAGDRIRSSFDKTLNIHTKSNPNDLVTDMDRETEQFFIEKIREAYPGHRILGEEGFGDTFTDLDGIVWIIDPIDGTMNFVHQQRNFAISIGIYEDGVGKIGLIYDIVHDELYHAFIGKGAFLNEKELPKLGKSVVKEAILALNITWVMQNDMIDHNMVIPLVRDARGARSYGSAALELIYVATGRVNAYLSPRLAPWDFAGGAVIVEELGGKVTDLHGNKLDFLNKSSIFAADPALHEEILNQYLKGGKW, from the coding sequence ATGGATTGGGAGAAATTATATGAGAACGCAAAGGAATGGGTATATGAAGCAGGAGACAGAATTCGTTCTTCTTTTGATAAAACCTTAAATATCCACACGAAATCAAATCCGAACGATCTTGTTACTGACATGGATAGAGAAACGGAACAATTTTTTATTGAAAAAATTAGGGAAGCCTACCCGGGTCATCGAATTTTGGGCGAGGAAGGTTTTGGAGATACATTTACTGATTTGGATGGAATTGTTTGGATAATTGATCCGATTGATGGAACAATGAACTTTGTCCATCAGCAGCGTAACTTTGCTATTTCAATTGGTATTTATGAGGATGGCGTTGGTAAAATAGGTCTTATTTATGATATTGTCCATGATGAGCTTTACCATGCTTTTATCGGGAAGGGTGCCTTCTTAAACGAAAAAGAGCTCCCTAAACTCGGAAAATCGGTAGTGAAAGAGGCAATTCTTGCCCTTAACATAACATGGGTGATGCAAAATGACATGATTGACCATAACATGGTCATCCCTCTTGTACGGGATGCACGCGGCGCCAGATCGTACGGTTCTGCAGCACTGGAGCTTATATATGTAGCTACAGGAAGGGTGAATGCATATTTGTCCCCTAGGCTGGCTCCATGGGATTTTGCTGGAGGGGCCGTTATTGTCGAAGAGCTAGGCGGAAAAGTTACCGACCTTCATGGCAATAAACTCGACTTCCTAAACAAATCGTCTATTTTTGCTGCCGATCCTGCACTTCATGAAGAAATCCTGAACCAATACTTAAAAGGTGGAAAATGGTAA
- a CDS encoding YktB family protein, producing MGFNGFTEDDFNVFKIDGLESRMDGIITHIRPKLEFLGNHFASALSIAAGEELFAHVAKHARRTKNPPNDTWVAFAANPRGYKMVPHFQIGLWETHLFVWFAVIYECQGKQSIGKAFINNLTEIHQSIPGNFVWSEDHTKPGATKHSSLSKVDLEASFQRLLDVKKAEILCGYHFDRDSVIKMGPSELLKDIEDVFKKILPLYKLS from the coding sequence ATGGGATTTAATGGTTTTACTGAAGATGATTTCAATGTATTTAAAATCGATGGGCTTGAATCCCGGATGGATGGGATCATAACACACATCCGTCCTAAACTTGAATTTCTCGGCAATCATTTTGCATCAGCCTTATCCATTGCTGCCGGGGAAGAATTGTTTGCCCATGTTGCTAAACATGCCAGGAGGACTAAGAATCCCCCTAATGATACATGGGTTGCGTTTGCTGCTAATCCCCGCGGATATAAAATGGTACCCCATTTTCAGATTGGCCTTTGGGAAACCCATTTGTTTGTCTGGTTTGCCGTCATTTATGAGTGCCAGGGAAAGCAATCCATCGGTAAAGCGTTTATAAATAACCTAACTGAAATCCATCAATCAATTCCCGGGAATTTTGTCTGGTCCGAAGACCATACCAAACCTGGTGCAACGAAGCATAGCAGCCTTAGCAAGGTTGATCTGGAAGCTTCTTTTCAGCGGCTATTAGATGTTAAGAAGGCTGAAATTCTTTGTGGCTATCACTTCGATCGAGATTCGGTTATTAAGATGGGCCCATCGGAATTACTTAAGGATATTGAAGATGTATTTAAGAAAATATTACCCCTATATAAATTGTCATAA
- a CDS encoding UPF0223 family protein produces MDYQYPIDYTWTTDETIQVIQFFQVIEEAYEKGVNRDKLMHAYRSFKDVVPSKAEEKKLFGEFEQMSGYSPYRTVTKAKEESSGETIRMKRK; encoded by the coding sequence ATGGACTATCAATATCCAATTGATTATACCTGGACTACAGATGAAACAATTCAGGTTATTCAATTTTTCCAGGTAATAGAGGAAGCATATGAAAAAGGCGTTAATCGGGATAAGCTGATGCATGCTTATAGAAGCTTTAAGGATGTTGTTCCATCTAAAGCGGAAGAGAAGAAACTATTTGGGGAGTTTGAGCAAATGAGCGGCTATTCCCCTTATCGAACCGTAACCAAAGCAAAGGAAGAATCAAGTGGGGAAACAATTAGGATGAAACGAAAATAA
- a CDS encoding NAD(P)H-dependent flavin oxidoreductase has protein sequence MDWNTRVTELLSIEYPIIQGGLAHLAYSELAAAVSNAGGLGQITAMSLLTPDDLRNEIKNVRKLTEKPFGVNFAIGQHGRPYEEFLEVATEEQVPAISVTGGNPAPLLERLGSTGIKKLVLVASRRQALKAEQLGADAVMVVGQEGGGHLGKDDVGTVVLIPSVVDAVSIPVIASGGIADGRGLMAALALGAEGIEMGTRFIAVKECIHASDAYKKALIESSELDTTIIKRSLGAPGRAIQNKWTNKILELEQQGAGYEELREYISGAANMRFIHDGKEDEGFGWAGQAIGLIQDIPTAKELVDRLIREAAAIRNKWGK, from the coding sequence ATGGATTGGAATACAAGAGTGACTGAGCTATTGTCAATTGAATATCCAATTATTCAAGGAGGACTTGCCCATCTAGCTTACTCAGAGCTCGCTGCTGCTGTTTCGAATGCGGGTGGCTTAGGGCAAATTACGGCAATGTCCTTGTTAACGCCTGATGATTTACGTAATGAAATCAAAAACGTTAGAAAACTGACAGAAAAGCCATTCGGTGTGAATTTTGCAATCGGTCAACATGGAAGGCCTTACGAAGAATTCCTGGAAGTCGCCACCGAAGAACAGGTTCCAGCAATATCTGTAACCGGGGGAAATCCAGCACCATTGCTGGAGCGGCTCGGTAGCACGGGGATCAAAAAACTTGTACTGGTTGCCTCGAGGAGACAGGCGCTAAAGGCTGAACAGCTAGGTGCTGATGCTGTTATGGTAGTTGGCCAGGAAGGAGGCGGCCATCTTGGCAAGGATGATGTTGGTACAGTAGTGTTAATTCCAAGTGTGGTCGATGCGGTTTCAATCCCGGTTATAGCTTCTGGCGGAATTGCAGATGGAAGAGGCCTCATGGCTGCCCTGGCTCTTGGTGCAGAGGGTATAGAAATGGGGACAAGGTTTATTGCCGTAAAAGAATGTATACATGCAAGTGATGCTTATAAGAAGGCGTTAATTGAATCTAGTGAGTTGGACACTACTATTATAAAAAGGTCACTGGGTGCTCCGGGGAGAGCGATTCAAAATAAATGGACAAACAAAATCCTTGAACTGGAACAACAAGGTGCCGGGTACGAAGAATTAAGGGAATATATCAGTGGGGCAGCTAACATGAGGTTTATTCATGATGGGAAAGAGGATGAGGGCTTTGGATGGGCCGGCCAGGCAATTGGCCTGATTCAAGATATTCCGACTGCGAAGGAACTGGTTGACAGGCTAATAAGGGAAGCTGCTGCAATAAGAAATAAGTGGGGAAAGTAA
- a CDS encoding aminotransferase class I/II-fold pyridoxal phosphate-dependent enzyme: MSQNETPLFSGLVAHAKKNPIQFHIPGHKKGSGTDPEFREFIGDNALSIDLINIGPLDDLHAPKGIIKQAQDLAAEAFGADHTFFSVQGTSGAIMTMVMTVCGPGDKIIVPRNVHKSIMSAIVFSGAIPVFIHPEIDKDLGISHGITTESVARALDQHPDAKGVLVINPTYFGVSADLRKIVEIAHSYNVPVLVDEAHGVHIHFHEELPLSAMQAGADMAATSVHKLGGSMTQSSILNVREGLVSSKRVQSILSMLTTTSTSYLLLASLDTARRRLAMDGRELIQKTIELAQWIRKSINDIDKLYCVGSEILNSKAAFDYDPTKLIISVKNLGITGYEVEKWLREKYNIEVELSDLYNILCIITPGDTQNEAEILVNALAELADEFAHKAEEPKPLEVFLPEIPLLALTPRDAFYSETEVVPFEESEGRITAEFVMVYPPGIPIMIPGEIITSENLLYIRKNLEVGLPVQGPEDDQIKSIRVIKEYKAIK, from the coding sequence TTGTCCCAAAACGAAACACCGCTATTCAGCGGACTAGTTGCTCACGCAAAGAAAAACCCAATTCAATTCCATATCCCCGGCCATAAAAAAGGCTCAGGCACAGACCCTGAGTTCCGGGAATTTATTGGAGACAATGCTTTGAGCATTGACCTTATCAATATTGGTCCACTCGATGACCTTCATGCCCCAAAAGGAATTATAAAGCAGGCACAGGATCTTGCTGCGGAAGCATTTGGTGCAGATCATACATTTTTCTCTGTTCAGGGAACTAGCGGAGCGATTATGACAATGGTCATGACTGTTTGTGGACCTGGAGATAAAATTATCGTTCCAAGGAACGTCCATAAGTCTATTATGTCGGCAATCGTTTTTTCAGGGGCGATTCCGGTCTTTATTCATCCTGAAATTGATAAAGATCTCGGTATTTCACATGGAATTACCACGGAATCCGTCGCGAGGGCTCTTGACCAGCATCCAGATGCCAAAGGTGTATTGGTCATTAACCCAACCTATTTTGGCGTCTCGGCCGATCTCCGTAAAATTGTCGAGATTGCCCACTCTTATAACGTACCAGTTCTTGTCGACGAGGCGCATGGTGTCCATATACATTTCCATGAGGAACTCCCTCTTTCTGCAATGCAAGCCGGAGCCGACATGGCAGCGACTAGCGTCCACAAGCTAGGGGGTTCTATGACCCAAAGTTCGATATTGAATGTTAGGGAAGGACTTGTATCTTCAAAACGGGTTCAATCCATTCTCAGCATGCTGACAACAACTTCAACATCCTACCTCCTGCTTGCTTCCCTGGATACAGCACGCAGACGGTTAGCTATGGATGGCCGCGAGCTCATCCAAAAAACAATCGAACTTGCCCAGTGGATTCGCAAGAGCATAAATGATATTGATAAACTCTATTGCGTAGGTTCAGAAATCCTGAATTCCAAAGCAGCATTTGATTATGATCCAACCAAACTGATCATCTCCGTGAAGAATCTTGGAATAACAGGCTATGAAGTGGAAAAATGGCTTCGAGAAAAATACAATATTGAAGTCGAATTATCAGACCTTTATAACATTCTCTGTATTATTACACCAGGAGATACACAGAATGAGGCAGAGATCCTTGTCAACGCGCTTGCAGAATTAGCGGATGAATTTGCTCATAAAGCAGAGGAACCAAAGCCACTAGAAGTGTTTCTTCCTGAGATCCCTCTGCTTGCTCTTACACCAAGGGATGCGTTTTATAGTGAAACTGAGGTCGTTCCTTTTGAAGAATCTGAAGGCAGGATTACAGCAGAATTTGTGATGGTTTATCCTCCAGGTATTCCGATAATGATTCCTGGTGAAATTATTACAAGCGAGAACCTCCTTTATATTAGAAAAAATCTAGAGGTTGGCCTGCCTGTCCAAGGACCCGAAGACGATCAAATCAAATCGATTCGGGTAATCAAGGAATACAAAGCGATAAAATGA
- a CDS encoding GapA-binding peptide SR1P, giving the protein MGTIVCQDCNSTIDHFEDEKVTVLYSKCSCNKCHSHDEDL; this is encoded by the coding sequence ATGGGAACAATTGTATGCCAAGATTGCAATTCAACGATTGATCATTTTGAAGATGAAAAAGTAACTGTACTTTATTCAAAGTGCTCCTGCAATAAATGCCATTCTCACGATGAGGATCTTTAA
- a CDS encoding DUF3055 domain-containing protein, with product MDFFEKLYDEHENVKVRFTGFATDNARYDFGIVYSSLFFGKPLVVCMQTGRSVLLDPNDLNDLHYLQQVFRINGEGQAEDLAEFLTGILPSVPFQPQYE from the coding sequence ATGGATTTTTTCGAAAAGCTATATGACGAACATGAAAATGTAAAAGTCCGATTCACTGGATTCGCCACTGATAATGCCCGCTATGATTTTGGGATTGTATACTCCTCCCTGTTTTTCGGAAAACCCCTTGTCGTTTGTATGCAAACCGGCCGATCTGTCCTCCTTGATCCCAATGACCTGAATGATCTGCATTATCTCCAGCAAGTATTCCGTATTAATGGAGAAGGGCAGGCTGAAGACTTGGCGGAGTTCCTTACTGGAATCCTGCCATCAGTACCATTCCAACCACAATATGAATAG
- a CDS encoding DUF1885 family protein produces the protein MAENAYIKLVPSSAKLSITLDELKEYFHYYKEITSKTGKQVNWEYGETAFPYELKETSEGKGQWFYLSSANPELYYAIILGVGQEAVEADDGTIALQQYIQVTLPEGATAGDKGKANEFCKFLAKKLQAELHLFNGRIMYYNPRK, from the coding sequence ATGGCTGAGAATGCGTATATTAAACTTGTGCCTTCATCTGCTAAACTATCAATAACATTAGATGAATTGAAGGAATACTTCCATTACTACAAAGAAATTACCTCTAAAACAGGTAAACAAGTTAATTGGGAATATGGAGAAACAGCATTTCCCTATGAGCTTAAGGAAACATCTGAAGGCAAGGGCCAGTGGTTTTATCTTTCTTCAGCCAACCCTGAATTATATTATGCCATTATCCTTGGGGTAGGACAGGAAGCAGTGGAAGCCGATGATGGGACAATCGCGCTTCAGCAATACATACAAGTAACCTTGCCGGAAGGCGCAACCGCTGGGGACAAAGGAAAAGCAAATGAGTTCTGCAAATTCCTTGCTAAAAAACTCCAGGCAGAACTGCACTTATTCAATGGAAGAATCATGTATTATAATCCAAGAAAATAA
- the lpdA gene encoding dihydrolipoyl dehydrogenase, whose product MVVGDFPIETDTIVIGAGPGGYVAAIRAAQLGQKVTVVEKGTVGGVCLNVGCIPSKALISAGHRYEHAKNSEDMGVKAENVTLDFSKVQEFKAGVVKKLTGGVAGLLKGNKIDVVYGEAYFVDANTLKVMDEKSSQTYTFKNAIVATGSRPIEIPAFKYSKRVLDSTGALNLQELPKSIVVIGGGYIGTELGGAYAAFGTKVTILEGADEILNGFEKQMSALVKKNLKKKGAEVVTKALAKGVEEREDGVTVTYEVKGEEKKIDADYVFVMVGRRPNTDEIGLEQAGVEMTDRGVIKIDKQCRTSVSNIYAIGDVVAGPPLAHKASYEAKIAAEAIAGHPSEIDYLAIPAVVFSDPELASVGYTEQQAKEEGIEVVAAKFPFAANGRALSLNESDGFMKLITRKEDGLLIGGQIAGAGASDMISELGLAIEGGMTAEDVAMTIHAHPTLGEITMETAEVALGNPIHIMK is encoded by the coding sequence ATGGTAGTAGGAGATTTTCCAATTGAAACAGATACAATAGTAATCGGCGCGGGCCCTGGCGGATATGTTGCCGCCATCCGTGCCGCACAGCTTGGCCAAAAAGTAACGGTTGTTGAAAAAGGGACTGTTGGCGGTGTTTGCCTAAACGTCGGCTGTATTCCTTCTAAAGCTCTAATTTCTGCGGGACACCGTTATGAACATGCGAAAAATTCAGAAGATATGGGTGTTAAAGCTGAAAATGTCACTTTGGATTTCTCAAAGGTACAAGAGTTCAAAGCGGGCGTTGTGAAGAAGTTGACAGGTGGAGTTGCGGGATTATTAAAAGGAAATAAAATAGATGTTGTGTATGGTGAAGCATACTTTGTAGATGCCAATACACTTAAAGTCATGGACGAAAAGTCATCTCAAACTTATACTTTTAAAAATGCTATTGTCGCTACAGGATCCCGTCCAATCGAGATTCCAGCGTTCAAATACTCTAAACGTGTTCTCGATTCAACAGGCGCTCTAAACCTTCAGGAACTTCCTAAGAGCATTGTTGTAATCGGTGGTGGTTATATCGGTACTGAACTTGGCGGTGCTTACGCTGCCTTTGGAACGAAAGTAACCATTCTTGAAGGTGCGGACGAAATCCTCAATGGATTTGAAAAGCAAATGTCTGCATTAGTTAAGAAGAACCTTAAGAAAAAAGGTGCTGAGGTTGTTACTAAAGCACTTGCTAAAGGTGTAGAAGAAAGAGAAGATGGCGTAACTGTAACATATGAAGTAAAAGGCGAAGAAAAGAAAATTGATGCTGATTATGTATTCGTTATGGTTGGCCGCCGTCCTAATACGGATGAAATTGGACTTGAACAAGCTGGAGTCGAAATGACTGATCGCGGAGTTATCAAGATTGATAAGCAATGCCGCACTAGTGTAAGCAACATTTACGCTATTGGTGATGTTGTTGCAGGTCCTCCGCTGGCACATAAAGCTTCTTATGAGGCTAAAATTGCAGCTGAAGCGATTGCTGGCCATCCTTCTGAAATTGATTACCTTGCAATTCCTGCCGTTGTGTTCTCAGATCCTGAATTGGCTTCTGTTGGATACACAGAGCAGCAAGCAAAAGAAGAGGGTATTGAAGTCGTTGCAGCCAAGTTCCCATTTGCAGCTAACGGCCGTGCTCTTTCTCTTAACGAGTCAGACGGATTTATGAAGCTTATCACCCGTAAGGAAGATGGTTTGCTAATTGGTGGCCAAATTGCGGGTGCAGGTGCATCAGACATGATTTCTGAGCTTGGTCTTGCTATTGAAGGCGGGATGACAGCTGAAGATGTTGCCATGACAATTCATGCGCATCCAACACTTGGTGAAATTACAATGGAAACTGCAGAAGTTGCACTAGGTAACCCAATCCACATCATGAAGTAA